The nucleotide sequence GGAGGCGGCCGGCCGGCCGCCTCCGCGGTTCTCAACGGAAATCAGTTCATGCCGAAGAACTTCTTGGCGTTGTCCAGCATGATCTTCTGGCGCACTTCGGGTTTGATCTGGACCTTCTCGAAGTCGTCGAGCCAGCGCTCCACGCCGATGGCCGGCCAGTCGGAGCCGAACATGGCCTTGTCCTGCAGGATCGAGTTCACCTGCTGCACCAGCTCGGCGGCGAAGTACTTGGGCGACCAGCCCGAGAGATCGATGTAGAAGTTGCTCTTGTGGCGCGCGATGGCGAGGCTCTCGGCCGTCCAGGGCCACGACGGATGGGCGCAGATGATCTTCAGCTCGGGAAAGTCCGCGGCCACGTCGTCTAGGTGGATGGGCTGCGTGAACTTGAGCTTGTTGCCCATGCCGCCGGGGGTGCCGGCGCCCGCGCCTGCCATGCCGCTGTGGAACAGGATCGGCAACTCGAGCTTCTGGCATTCCTCCCACAGGGGATAGAAGCGGGTGTCGTTGGGGAAGAACTGCTGCCGGGCCGGGTTGATCTCGCCCACGCCGTGGAGCCCCATGTCCTTGATGCGCTGGATCTCCTGCAACGCCACCTTCTGCTGCCACGGGTCGATGACGCCGAAGCCCAGGAAAACGTCGGAGTTGCGCTGAACGCCGTCGGCCACGTGCTTGTTCGGGACCGGGGTGAGCCCCGTGATGGTCTCGTCGGTGGTGTTCTGTATCACCGCCATCATGTTGCGCGCGCGGTACTCGTCCGCCATCTCGTCGATGGACACGGGCTTGCGTTCCCGCTTGAAGTACTGGGCCATCTGCTTCGGGCGGTCGCCCTTGGAGCTGAGGGTCAGCTCGTCGCAAAGGTGCACGTGCACGTCGATGGCGATGGGGTCCGTGATCGGGTCCATACTGTCGGTCCTCCTTGGGGGTTTGGTCGAATGCCGGCGGCGGCGCACCGCCCGCGCCACTGGCGATCAGTTTTCTGTAGCTAACACGAACCGCGCTGACTGGCTAGGAGCCTGCGCCGTAGAAGACTGGTTGAATTGTCACACATCCAGATCGTCATTCCCGCCCCCGATCGGGGTCGAGGGCAAGCTTTCGCGGGAATGACGATCCGGGGCCTAGCACGCGGCCCGCGCGGACGCAAGCGGCGGCCACGCGCCGCCGCATCCCTGCCCCTTACTCCCACGGCGCCGCCGACAAGGCCGCCAGCGCCTTGTCGAGTATCCGCCCCATGAACCCGGCGTTGCCGCCCTGATTCAATTCATAGCGAACGCCCGTGACGATGGTGACTCCCTGTTCCTGGTCTTCCAGGACGGTGTGAAGCTCCACCTGGAACAGCGCGAAGGGAGTGTCGTCCAATTGTTCCCGCGTGCGCGTGGCGTTGCCCTTGAGGTAGTAGTTCAGGCCGTGGTCCGTGACCACCAGAGTCAGCGCGCCGGTGCGCACGAGATTCCTCTCCGTGGTGCTGTTCTTGCCCACGGCCAGATGGATGCGCCCCGGGCTCTTGGCCACCA is from Deltaproteobacteria bacterium and encodes:
- a CDS encoding amidohydrolase family protein, producing the protein MDPITDPIAIDVHVHLCDELTLSSKGDRPKQMAQYFKRERKPVSIDEMADEYRARNMMAVIQNTTDETITGLTPVPNKHVADGVQRNSDVFLGFGVIDPWQQKVALQEIQRIKDMGLHGVGEINPARQQFFPNDTRFYPLWEECQKLELPILFHSGMAGAGAGTPGGMGNKLKFTQPIHLDDVAADFPELKIICAHPSWPWTAESLAIARHKSNFYIDLSGWSPKYFAAELVQQVNSILQDKAMFGSDWPAIGVERWLDDFEKVQIKPEVRQKIMLDNAKKFFGMN